Genomic segment of Nitrospira sp.:
GGCACTGAGCCGTTTGGCGGCCAACTCAAAGGAGGTTCTGGTTCTCGTGCTGGGCTCGAAAAAGAGGTTGACCACCGTCTTGCCCCGGAGCGCCGGCACCTTCTTGATCTCCCGTCCCGACACTTCCTTGAACGAATCCGCCGTCTCCAGGATCAGGGAGATATCGTCGGCGGACAGTTGAGTCAGGCTGAGCAGGTCTTTCCGTTTGAGCCCCACGACAATGTCTCCGGTTATGCCCTGAGGATGACCACGCGGTCTTCTTCCCCGTTTTCTTCGAGGTGGACCTCGATGGCCTCGTCGCGCGAGGTGGGAATGTTCTTGCCGATGTAATTCGCCTTGATGGGCAACTGCCGATGGCCGCGATCGACGAGCACCGCCAGTTGAATTTCCGCCGGTCGTCCCAGATCGATCAGTCCGTCCATGGCGGCCCTGATGGTCCGGCCGGTGAAGAGCACGTCGTCGACCAACACGACTTTCAAATCGGAAATTTTAAACGGGACCGAGGTGGTCCGGAGGATCGGTTGATCCTTCCGCAGCGAGAGGTCGTCCCGGTAGAGTGTGATGTCCAGTTCGCCGATCGGGATCTGGGTCCCCTCGATGTCATGAATGCGGCGGACAAGGCGATGGGCCAGGTGCACGCCCCCGGTCCTGATGCCCACCAGCGCCAGATCCTGAATGCCTTTGTTGCGCTCCAGGATCTCATGGGCGATGCGGGTCACGGCGCGGGCGATGTCGCCGGCGTCCATCACGACCCGTTCCTGTCGTTTGTCGGTGGTGGATTCGGTCGTCATCGGAGCCCGTTCTGCCGGAGGCATAAAAAAACCTTCCCACCGGCTTGGATGAGAAGGTGCAGGTTGTCGGACGGCTGGGTGCCGCGGATCGTCATCATGAACTCCTTACCCACCTCACAGGATGAGCGTTAAAGGCGAGCCGATCTTAACGACTTGCCTCCACCGTGTCAAGAATGGCCTGTCGGTGGCGGGCCGAGTTGCTGGCGGAGCCCTTCATTGACTCCCTGCATGCCATTTGTTAGCTTCGAACCATTGAGGGGCGGTCTGCCTCTCTCCATGATCATCCAGTCACACGGAAATTATCAGTCTCCTCCATCCTGAAAGGATCGCGCATGACTGCCTCTACCGCTACGCCTGAACTCTTGACTGCCTTGGCCAATAAAGCGACCACCCTCCGCATTGAGAGCGTGAAGGCCACGAGCGAAGCCGGGAGCGGCCATCCCTCCAGCTGTTGCTCCGCCGCAGACATCGTTGCGGTGCTGTTCTTTTCCGTCATGCGGTATGACCCCAAGAATCCGAAGTTGCCGAACAGTGATCGATTTGTCCTCTCCAAGGGCCATGCGGCGCCGCTGCTCTATGCGGCCTGGGCGGAGGCCGGCCTGTTTCCCAAGTCGGAGCTCTTGAAGTTGCGCACCCTCGGTTCCGATCTCGAAGGCCATCCGACTCCCCGTCTTTCGTTTGTCGACATGGCGACCGGGTCGTTGGGGCAGGGATTGCCGGCTGGTGTGGGGCTCGCGTTCAATGCGAAATCGATCGACAAGACCGACTACCGCACCTATGTGTTGATGGGCGACGGCGAATCCGTCGAGGGCTCGGTGTGGGAAGCGGCGGAAGTGGCGCGGCAAGCGGGCCTGGACAATCTCTGCGCCATCGTGGACGTGAACCGTTTGGGGCAAAGCGATCCGACCATGTTGCAGCATGATATGGAGGCATACCGCGCCCGGTGGAGCGGGTTCGGTTGGCATGCCATCGTGGTGGACGGACACGACATTGCTGCCATCCTCGCGGCCTTCGAGGAAGCGGCGCGTACCAAGGGGCGGCCGACGGTCCTG
This window contains:
- the pyrR gene encoding bifunctional pyr operon transcriptional regulator/uracil phosphoribosyltransferase PyrR, encoding MTTESTTDKRQERVVMDAGDIARAVTRIAHEILERNKGIQDLALVGIRTGGVHLAHRLVRRIHDIEGTQIPIGELDITLYRDDLSLRKDQPILRTTSVPFKISDLKVVLVDDVLFTGRTIRAAMDGLIDLGRPAEIQLAVLVDRGHRQLPIKANYIGKNIPTSRDEAIEVHLEENGEEDRVVILRA